Sequence from the Theropithecus gelada isolate Dixy chromosome 20, Tgel_1.0, whole genome shotgun sequence genome:
GTCCTACTTCGTGAGCTCAGGTGTGTTCACCTGTGGTTCAGTGTACCTCGACCCCTAAGCCAAGTGATCGTTTAGTGACTTGCAGCAATGTGGGAAGTGAGGGGACCCCTGCCATACCCCCCAACATCCGCTGTAGAGCACCGACCTTCATCCCGCACCCTGGTCCTCCATGGTGCAGCAGCATCTCATGGGCCTTGCGGCTCTCAGAGCTCGTGGTTGGAACCCTGTCCACTTGTCCCAAACCTGGCGGGGCAGCTGCAGATAAGGTTTGGACCCCCTGGTGTCTCTATGGATTCTGAGTGcccgggaggggaggggagtgggaaggGTGGCATCCTGGCCTCCAGGATAAATGCCTGGAATATAGGGCAGCGCCACGGGCACTTGGAGACCCTGTCCTGCGCATCTGCCAAGCCTGGCAATTTTTAGagttttttgaaatgttttgatactTTTTGATACAATTTGCTAATAACTATTTTATAGAATGCCTGACGGGGGGTTTTCCACCTCATCCCCTTCCTCCGGCCCCTTGATTTGTGCTGGACAACAG
This genomic interval carries:
- the LOC112613846 gene encoding uncharacterized protein LOC112613846; this translates as MFCRTSANFGIAYPLPILGKVLLLVDPSEASVWCTWAVFLSSAWVMNKWAVWPESWGRLGRAHRLCDLGSGRALTLGRGEPLVFSLSQLFYVLLLGLVPGNVLAAMWEVRGPLPYPPTSAVEHRPSSRTLVLHGAAASHGPCGSQSSWLEPCPLVPNLAGQLQIRFGPPGVSMDSECPGGEGSGKGGILASRINAWNIGQRHGHLETLSCASAKPGNF